One genomic segment of Helianthus annuus cultivar XRQ/B chromosome 14, HanXRQr2.0-SUNRISE, whole genome shotgun sequence includes these proteins:
- the LOC110903852 gene encoding EVI5-like protein isoform X2, which yields MEKKRVDESVQVPAPIRVDRFGFAKQEHISPDRLAKSKSAFEYQREERKLRKWRKMIGVGGSDWKHYVRRKPNVVKRRIRKGIPDSLRGLVWQLISGSRDLLLMNPGVYEQLVIYETSASELDIIRDISRTFPSHVFYQQRHGPGQRSLYNVLKAYSVYDREVGYVQGMGFLAGLLLLYMSEEDAFWLLVALLKGAVHAPMEGLYLEGLPLVQQYLFQFDNLMREYMPKLGEHFTREMINPSMYGSQWFITVFSYSFPFHLALRIWDVFLYEGVKIVFKVGLALLKYCHDDLVKLPFEKLIPALKNFPDDAMDPDKLLPMAYSYKVSKRLEELKLEYEKKNGKLAASKAKQKQKHPA from the exons ATGGAGAAGAAAAGAGTAGATGAAAGTGTGCAGGTACCAGCTCCAATACGAGTAGACAGATTTGGTTTTGCAAAACAGGAACATATCTCACCTGATAGACTTGCTAAAAGCAAGTCTGCTTTTGAGTATCAGAG GGAAGAGAGAAAACTTAGAAAATGGAGGAAAATGATTGGTGTTGGAGGTAGTGATTGGAAGCATTATGTAAGAAGGAAACCTAATGTTGTTAAACGGCGCATACGGAAGGGAATCCCTGACAGTTTGAGAGGTCTTGTTTGGCAGTTGATTTCTGGTAGCCGGGATCTCTTGTTGATGAACCCTGGTGTTTATGAG CAACTAGTGATATATGAGACTTCAGCATCTGAGCTAGATATAATACGGGATATATCGCGTACGTTTCCTTCACATGTATTCTATCAGCAGCGACATGGACCTGGTCAAAGATCACTTTACAACGTTTTGAAGGCCTACTCGGTATACGATAGGGAGGTTGGATATGTACAG GGTATGGGGTTTTTAGCCGGTCTCTTACTGCTTTACATGAGCGAAGAAGATGCGTTTTGGCTTTTAGTGGCATTATTGAAAGGAGCTGTCCATGCTCCAATGGAAGGATTATATTTG GAGGGATTGCCTCTTGTTCAACAATATTTGTTTCAGTTTGATAATCTAATGAGAGAGTACATGCCAAAGTTAGGCGAACACTTTACACGAGAAATGATAAACCCTAGCATGTATGGAAGCCAGTGGTTTATTACGGTTTTCTCGTATTCTTTTCCTTTCCATCTGGCTCTTCGAATTTGGGATGTTTTCCTCTACGAG GGTGTCAAGATTGTTTTTAAAGTTGGCCTTGCTCTTCTTAAATATTGCCATGATGACTTG GTGAAGTTACCGTTTGAGAAACTTATACCTGCTCTTAAGAACTTCCCTGATGATGCTATGGATCCAGATAAGTTGCTTCCAATGGCCTACTCATATAAG GTATCGAAGCGTTTGGAGGAACTTAAGCTTGAGTATGAGAAGAAAAATGGGAAGCTAGCAGCATCCAAGGCAAAGCAAAAACAGAAGCATCCGGCTTGA
- the LOC110903851 gene encoding S-adenosylmethionine decarboxylase proenzyme, which produces MTSAIGFEGFEKRLEISFFNPGPSVDPVARGLRSLTKNQLDKFLAPAECTIVSSLSNDLLDSYVLSESSLFVYPYKIIIKTCGTTKLLLSIPHILELSGELSLTVQSVRYTRGSFIFPGAQTFPHRSFTEEVMVLDSHFGKLGMCSNAYVMGGAEKDQKWHVYSASAESANLVTQTAPVYTLEMSMTGLSKRNASVFFKSESSSAAVMTEDSGIRKILPESQICDFDFDPCGYSMNAIEGDAISTIHVTPEDGFSYASFEAVGYDFKSMGLTVLIERVLACFEPSEFSVALHGNENVVKDLNLENNDVNVKGYNVEETKFEVLGGGGGSMVYYGFARGGSSCGSPRSTLHRCWSETENEEE; this is translated from the coding sequence ATGACGTCAGCTATCGGATTTGAAGGCTTTGAAAAAAGGCTTGAGATTTCGTTTTTTAACCCTGGTCCGTCTGTCGACCCCGTAGCCAGAGGCCTACGTTCTTTAACCAAGAACCAACTTGACAAGTTTCTGGCACCGGCTGAATGCACCATCGTTTCTTCGTTATCAAACGATTTATTGGATTCTTATGTTCTTTCAGAATCCAGCCTCTTTGTGTACCCATATAAAATCATCATCAAAACATGTGGCACTACTAAGCTACTCCTTTCGATCCCACATATACTCGAATTATCTGGTGAGCTGTCTCTTACGGTCCAATCTGTAAGGTATACTCGTGGAAGCTTTATATTTCCCGGTGCTCAAACATTTCCTCACCGTAGCTTCACCGAAGAAGTAATGGTTCTCGATAGCCATTTTGGAAAGCTAGGTATGTGCAGCAATGCATACGTCATGGGTGGTGCTGAAAAGGATCAGAAATGGCACGTCTACTCCGCTTCAGCTGAGTCAGCAAACCTTGTTACACAAACCGCTCCGGTCTACACTTTAGAGATGTCTATGACAGGTTTAAGCAAGAGGAATGCATCTGTGTTTTTCAAATCCGAGTCAAGCTCTGCAGCCGTGATGACTGAAGATTCCGGGATCAGAAAAATTCTTCCGGAATCCCAGATTTGTGATTTTGACTTTGACCCGTGTGGGTACTCGATGAATGCTATAGAAGGGGACGCGATCTCCACCATTCACGTGACTCCAGAAGACGGGTTTAGTTACGCTAGCTTTGAAGCGGTTGGGTATGACTTCAAATCCATGGGTTTGACCGTTTTGATCGAAAGGGTGTTGGCTTGCTTTGAGCCTAGTGAGTTCTCGGTGGCGTTGCATGGGAACGAGAATGTAGTGAAAGATCTCAACTTGGAAAATAATGATGTGAATGTGAAGGGGTACAATGTTGAAGAAACAAAGTTTGAAGTTTTGGGTGGAGGAGGAGGGTCAATGGTGTACTATGGGTTTGCAAGGGGAGGAAGTAGTTGCGGGTCACCACGGTCAACGCTGCATAGGTGTTGGAGTGAAACTGAGAATGAAGAAGAGTAA
- the LOC110903853 gene encoding probable inactive ATP-dependent zinc metalloprotease FTSHI 3, chloroplastic: MAMANLFKPMINAPKSTTHSHPRSKNHIFSTPSPSSFTLPLPHPHQHSKHAISSPIKVYKGFGDKLNWPDLPAIGSSSFFDEKVQTDEKFQCQWAKEGDVGETEEGTQYAKTKSKSSKKKSGKLMAKMYTVIVGTSFCVVLAFISFALPKKVRLRHTAVPYSDLVESIREGSVIQVQFVENSRVIYYNTKPSVKQGAEIPQSEAGQIGLLKALEPKWKFYTRNVADDKYQLIKMLKDQGITYGSDPELLSDSMKNFAFTMLQLAPYWFMLGVQGFQLYHQMNLGKMTKRKPSKKQSVTFDDVEGVDSAKAELLEIVLCINEDSKYMKLGAKLPRGVLLAGPPGTGKTLLARAVAGEAGVSFFSISASELVEIFVGTGAARVRDIFREARKHAPSIIFIDEIDAVGGQRGRTLNCERDQTLNQLLTEMDGFEKDASVVVIAATNRPETLDSALMRPGRFSRKVLVGEPDEVGRQRIFSLYLRDVPMEEDKEAISSLVASRTTGLVGADLENIAHESVLLAARRDGEFVTSDDIFQAVERATKKIFDDNDTNETKSPNPFGAMAQAPMQYGGGAMGFGFS; encoded by the exons ATGGCGATGGCTAACCTTTTCAAGCCGATGATCAACGCCCCAAAATCCACAACACACTCTCATCCTCGATCTAAAAACCATATCTTTTCTACTCCGTCACCTTCATCCTTCACGCTTCCTCTGCCTCACCCTCATCAACATTCCAAGCATGCAATTTCTTCACCAATTAAG GTGTATAAGGGTTTTGGTGACAAATTGAATTGGCCTGATTTACCCGCAATCGGTTCATCATCGTTCTTCGATGAAAAGGTTCAAACCGATGAAAAG TTTCAATGTCAATGGGCGAAAGAGGGCGATGTTGGTGAAACTGAAGAGG GCACGCAGTATGCAAAAACAAAGAGTAAATCAAGCAAAAAGAAATCTGGAAAACTAATGGCAAAGATGTACACGGTGATAGTTGGAACTTCTTTTTGCGTTGTTTTAGCGTTTATTTCTTTCGCTCTTCCAAAGAAAGTAAGGCTACGTCATACAGCTGTCCCATATTCGGATCTAGTTGAAAGCATTCGTGAGGGGAGTGTGATACAAGTTCAATTCGTGGAGAACTCGCGCGTGATTTATTACAACACCAAGCCGTCTGTTAAACAAGGTGCTGAAATCCCACAAAGTGAAGCAGGACAAATAGGATTACTGAAAGCACTTGAGCCCAAATGGAAGTTTTATACAAGAAACGTGGCAGACGATAAGTATCAGCTTATTAAGATGCTTAAGGATCAGGGGATCACATACGGTTCAGACCCTGAACTTTTATCCGATTCAATGAAGAATTTCGCGTTTACCATGCTGCAACTAGCCCCCTATTGGTTTATGTTGGGTGTTCAAGGGTTTCAGCTCTATCATCAAATGAATCTTGGGAAAATGACAAAAAGAAAACCGAGTAAGAAACAATCTGTAACGTTTGATGACGTTGAGGGCGTAGATTCTGCAAAAGCCGAGCTTCTTGAG ATTGTGTTGTGCATAAATGAAGATAGTAAATACATGAAACTCGGGGCAAAATTACCGAGAGGGGTATTGCTTGCCGGTCCTCCAGGAACTGGAAAAACATTGTTGGCCCGTGCTGTGGCAGGGGAAGCTGGAGTGTCGTTCTTTTCCATTTCCGCTAGTGAATTGGTAGAGATTTTTGTTGGTACCGGAGCTGCTCGTGTTAGAGACATTTTCCGAGAGGCGAGAAAACATGCACCGTCCATTATTTTCATCGATGAGATTGATGCTGTTGGTGGGCAACGAGGAAGAACTTTGAACTGCGAACGTGACCAAACGTTAAACCAG cTTTTGACCGAGATGGACGGGTTTGAGAAGGATGCGAGTGTGGTGGTTATAGCTGCTACAAACCGACCCGAGACACTAGATTCGGCTTTGATGAGGCCGGGTCGGTTTTCGAGGAAAGTACTCGTGGGCGAACCCGATGAAGTTGGCAGGCAAAGGATATTTTCATTGTATTTGAGAGATGTCCCTATGGAGGAAGACAAAGAGGCCATTTCTAGCCTTGTTGCTTCACGTACCACCGGATTAGTCGGGGCTGATCTTGAAAACATAGCTCATGAATCTGTACTACTTGCTGCTCGAAGAG
- the LOC110903852 gene encoding EVI5-like protein isoform X1, protein MEKKRVDESVQVPAPIRVDRFGFAKQEHISPDRLAKSKSAFEYQSREERKLRKWRKMIGVGGSDWKHYVRRKPNVVKRRIRKGIPDSLRGLVWQLISGSRDLLLMNPGVYEQLVIYETSASELDIIRDISRTFPSHVFYQQRHGPGQRSLYNVLKAYSVYDREVGYVQGMGFLAGLLLLYMSEEDAFWLLVALLKGAVHAPMEGLYLEGLPLVQQYLFQFDNLMREYMPKLGEHFTREMINPSMYGSQWFITVFSYSFPFHLALRIWDVFLYEGVKIVFKVGLALLKYCHDDLVKLPFEKLIPALKNFPDDAMDPDKLLPMAYSYKVSKRLEELKLEYEKKNGKLAASKAKQKQKHPA, encoded by the exons ATGGAGAAGAAAAGAGTAGATGAAAGTGTGCAGGTACCAGCTCCAATACGAGTAGACAGATTTGGTTTTGCAAAACAGGAACATATCTCACCTGATAGACTTGCTAAAAGCAAGTCTGCTTTTGAGTATCAGAG CAGGGAAGAGAGAAAACTTAGAAAATGGAGGAAAATGATTGGTGTTGGAGGTAGTGATTGGAAGCATTATGTAAGAAGGAAACCTAATGTTGTTAAACGGCGCATACGGAAGGGAATCCCTGACAGTTTGAGAGGTCTTGTTTGGCAGTTGATTTCTGGTAGCCGGGATCTCTTGTTGATGAACCCTGGTGTTTATGAG CAACTAGTGATATATGAGACTTCAGCATCTGAGCTAGATATAATACGGGATATATCGCGTACGTTTCCTTCACATGTATTCTATCAGCAGCGACATGGACCTGGTCAAAGATCACTTTACAACGTTTTGAAGGCCTACTCGGTATACGATAGGGAGGTTGGATATGTACAG GGTATGGGGTTTTTAGCCGGTCTCTTACTGCTTTACATGAGCGAAGAAGATGCGTTTTGGCTTTTAGTGGCATTATTGAAAGGAGCTGTCCATGCTCCAATGGAAGGATTATATTTG GAGGGATTGCCTCTTGTTCAACAATATTTGTTTCAGTTTGATAATCTAATGAGAGAGTACATGCCAAAGTTAGGCGAACACTTTACACGAGAAATGATAAACCCTAGCATGTATGGAAGCCAGTGGTTTATTACGGTTTTCTCGTATTCTTTTCCTTTCCATCTGGCTCTTCGAATTTGGGATGTTTTCCTCTACGAG GGTGTCAAGATTGTTTTTAAAGTTGGCCTTGCTCTTCTTAAATATTGCCATGATGACTTG GTGAAGTTACCGTTTGAGAAACTTATACCTGCTCTTAAGAACTTCCCTGATGATGCTATGGATCCAGATAAGTTGCTTCCAATGGCCTACTCATATAAG GTATCGAAGCGTTTGGAGGAACTTAAGCTTGAGTATGAGAAGAAAAATGGGAAGCTAGCAGCATCCAAGGCAAAGCAAAAACAGAAGCATCCGGCTTGA